The following are encoded in a window of Alphaproteobacteria bacterium genomic DNA:
- a CDS encoding TonB-dependent receptor, which yields MRNLLLAGVACVGLPQIALAQPAAPEAAPASPATAPVPDQAGDYHAPESQEIVVTGVARRRADVLSGTSVLSGESLNRDMRTTLGETLARQPGVSATSFGPNASRPVLRGFQGDRVRILTDGIGSLDVSSTSADHAVAINPLTADRIEVLRGPAALMFGSSAIGGVVNVVDARIPRRVPTEPVHLDGILTYGSAADERSANASADVPIGGHFVLHADGNYSKTGDLRIGGYALTPELRAQAAASPDPAIRDLANLRGRLPNSAGETWDVAGGFAWIDADNSAGMSINHYDSLYGIPIRYSLDPAVEAEAPRIDIAQTRIDGRAELDTGSGFVDSVRARAGWSDYRHFELEETGAIGTAFYSTGFEGRLEAQQSVRNGWGGGFGLQYYSADLDVEGAEKFLPPSRSSQLGIFALETLDRGAFKAEAGARYEHSSAQADADADLGNPALERHFDVFTGSLGASYALASALRLGLNLSRSERAPSAEELFANGPHAGTQAFEIGDPGLSTEKSWGLEATLHRTGDAFSFSASLFHSWFDGYIYDQATGAVQDGLPVFRTSQGDARYYGVELEASARLATIGEVALNLDGVADYVRATIDDVGPAPRIPPLRLLAGVEAQSEAVNGRLEVEWVDDQERIADLETPTEGYTMVNASLAFHPFGARNRSSVTLAANNIFDVVARRHASFLKDYAPLAGRDLRVTARFAF from the coding sequence CTGCGCAATCTCCTTCTGGCCGGCGTCGCGTGCGTCGGTCTCCCCCAGATCGCCCTCGCCCAGCCAGCCGCGCCCGAGGCCGCGCCGGCGTCTCCCGCTACGGCTCCGGTCCCGGACCAGGCGGGCGACTATCACGCGCCGGAATCGCAGGAGATCGTCGTCACCGGCGTCGCCCGGCGGCGCGCGGACGTCCTTTCCGGCACGTCGGTGCTGAGCGGCGAATCGCTCAACCGGGACATGCGCACAACGCTCGGCGAGACCCTGGCGCGCCAGCCCGGCGTTTCGGCGACGTCCTTCGGCCCCAACGCCTCGCGCCCCGTATTGCGCGGCTTCCAGGGCGACCGGGTGCGAATCCTGACCGACGGCATTGGCAGCCTCGACGTCTCCAGCACCAGCGCCGACCATGCGGTGGCGATCAATCCGTTGACGGCCGACCGGATCGAGGTTCTGCGCGGCCCGGCGGCCCTGATGTTCGGCTCCTCGGCGATCGGCGGAGTCGTCAACGTCGTCGACGCGCGCATCCCCCGCCGCGTGCCGACCGAGCCGGTCCATCTTGACGGCATCCTGACCTACGGCTCGGCCGCCGACGAGCGCTCCGCCAACGCGTCCGCCGACGTGCCCATCGGCGGCCATTTCGTGCTCCACGCCGACGGCAATTACAGCAAGACCGGCGATCTTCGCATCGGCGGCTATGCGCTGACGCCGGAACTTCGCGCCCAGGCGGCGGCCAGCCCCGATCCCGCCATCCGCGACCTCGCCAATCTGCGCGGCCGGCTGCCCAACAGCGCGGGCGAGACCTGGGACGTCGCCGGCGGCTTCGCCTGGATCGATGCCGACAACAGCGCCGGCATGTCGATCAACCATTATGACAGCCTCTACGGCATTCCGATCCGCTACTCGCTCGACCCGGCGGTCGAGGCCGAGGCGCCGCGGATCGATATCGCCCAGACCCGCATCGACGGCCGCGCCGAGCTCGACACCGGTTCGGGCTTCGTCGACTCGGTGCGGGCGCGCGCCGGCTGGTCCGACTATCGCCATTTCGAGCTCGAGGAGACGGGCGCGATCGGCACCGCCTTCTACAGCACCGGCTTCGAAGGCCGGCTCGAGGCGCAGCAGTCCGTCCGCAACGGCTGGGGCGGAGGCTTCGGCCTGCAATATTACAGCGCCGACCTCGATGTGGAGGGCGCGGAGAAGTTCCTGCCGCCGAGCCGATCGAGCCAGCTCGGAATCTTCGCCCTGGAGACGCTCGACCGCGGCGCGTTCAAGGCCGAGGCCGGCGCCCGCTACGAGCATAGCAGCGCGCAGGCCGACGCGGACGCCGACCTCGGCAATCCGGCGCTGGAGCGCCATTTCGACGTCTTCACCGGCTCGCTCGGCGCGAGCTACGCTTTGGCAAGCGCGCTTCGCCTCGGCCTCAACCTCTCCCGTAGCGAGCGCGCGCCCTCGGCCGAGGAATTGTTCGCCAACGGGCCGCACGCGGGAACGCAGGCCTTCGAGATCGGCGACCCCGGCCTTTCCACCGAGAAGAGCTGGGGCCTCGAGGCGACCCTGCACCGCACCGGCGACGCTTTCAGCTTCTCGGCCTCGCTCTTCCACAGCTGGTTCGACGGCTACATCTACGACCAAGCGACCGGCGCCGTGCAGGACGGCCTGCCCGTGTTCCGGACCAGCCAGGGCGACGCCCGCTATTACGGAGTCGAGCTCGAGGCCTCGGCCCGGCTGGCGACGATCGGCGAGGTCGCGCTCAATCTCGACGGAGTCGCCGACTATGTCCGAGCGACGATCGACGACGTCGGCCCGGCGCCGCGAATCCCGCCGCTTCGTCTTCTCGCCGGCGTCGAGGCGCAGTCCGAAGCCGTGAACGGCCGGCTCGAGGTCGAATGGGTCGACGATCAGGAGCGCATCGCGGACCTGGAGACTCCGACCGAGGGCTATACGATGGTCAACGCATCGCTCGCCTTCCATCCGTTCGGCGCGCGCAACCGAAGCAGCGTCACGCTCGCGGCGAACAACATCTTCGATGTCGTCGCCCGCCGCCACGCCAGCTTCCTCAAGGACTACGCCCCGCTCGCCGGCCGCGACCTGCGCGTCACCGCCCGCTTCGCCTTTTGA
- the bla gene encoding class A beta-lactamase, whose product MTSGAKRRAVRILGVAAVALAGCIPQAQSAQLRQPPRGPRPAQVQPQPRVAAPVPAATPAQRLLTARIRELGRAFEGRVGIAVRDVDTGWVADWQGDRFYPQQSVSKFWVALTALQRADAGDLDLDRRVTVTRNDLTLFHQPIAQQVGANGYTTTLNDLMFRALTQSDNTCNDIVLRHAGGPAAVREMLTRNRLDGIRFGPGERLLQSGIAGLNWQPAFSRGNAFFTARDAVPIDRRRAAFERYVEDPVDGATPNGITNGLARLQRGELLSAESTRRLLTIMSQTHTGPNRLRGGLAAGWTISHKTGTGQVLGAEQAGYNDIGILHAPDGHHYALAVMIGRTSTPLPARMELMQDVVRAAIAYHEATRDARGTR is encoded by the coding sequence GTGACGAGTGGGGCGAAGAGGCGCGCGGTTCGGATCCTGGGTGTGGCGGCGGTCGCCTTGGCCGGGTGCATCCCGCAGGCGCAGTCCGCCCAGCTTCGCCAACCGCCGCGAGGCCCGCGCCCGGCCCAGGTCCAGCCGCAGCCGCGCGTCGCGGCCCCCGTTCCCGCCGCCACCCCCGCGCAGCGCTTGCTCACGGCACGGATCCGCGAGCTCGGCCGCGCCTTCGAGGGCCGAGTGGGCATCGCCGTGCGCGACGTCGATACCGGCTGGGTGGCCGACTGGCAGGGGGACCGCTTCTACCCGCAACAGAGCGTCAGCAAATTCTGGGTCGCGCTGACCGCGCTCCAGCGCGCCGATGCCGGCGATCTCGATCTCGACAGGCGCGTCACCGTGACCCGCAACGACCTGACCCTGTTCCACCAGCCGATCGCCCAGCAGGTCGGCGCCAACGGCTACACGACCACGCTCAACGACCTCATGTTCCGCGCCCTGACGCAGAGCGACAACACCTGCAACGACATCGTCCTTCGCCACGCCGGCGGCCCCGCCGCGGTTCGCGAGATGCTGACCCGCAACCGGCTCGACGGAATCCGCTTCGGCCCGGGCGAGCGGCTGCTCCAGTCCGGCATCGCCGGCCTCAACTGGCAGCCGGCCTTCTCGCGCGGCAATGCCTTTTTCACGGCGCGCGACGCCGTCCCAATCGACCGGCGGCGGGCGGCGTTCGAACGCTATGTCGAGGACCCCGTCGACGGAGCGACCCCCAACGGAATCACCAACGGCCTGGCGCGGCTCCAGCGCGGCGAGCTGCTTTCGGCGGAATCGACGCGCCGCCTGCTCACCATCATGTCGCAGACCCATACCGGCCCCAACCGGCTGCGCGGCGGCCTCGCGGCGGGCTGGACGATCTCGCACAAGACCGGAACGGGGCAGGTGCTCGGCGCCGAGCAGGCCGGCTATAACGACATCGGCATCCTCCACGCCCCCGACGGCCACCATTATGCGCTGGCGGTGATGATCGGCCGAACGAGCACGCCGCTGCCCGCGCGGATGGAGCTGATGCAGGACGTCGTCCGGGCGGCGATCGCCTATCACGAGGCGACCAGGGACGCGCGCGGCACCCGCTAG
- a CDS encoding TetR/AcrR family transcriptional regulator, producing MARPQSPDYDRRREAIVAAAARLYARRGFRGASLADLAKACKTSKSLIYHYFPAKEDILYEVMASHLDALVAAATEATRSGSGEERLRALTHAFMRLYVGAQDRHKVLLNELDNLAPASRSEVIAKQRRIIAMVEELIRALRPQSGPLALPLTMLFFGMINWTHTWFRGEGRVSADNLAELAVEVMLGGLGKIGTVPI from the coding sequence ATGGCGCGGCCCCAATCCCCCGATTACGACCGCCGGCGCGAGGCGATCGTCGCCGCGGCCGCGCGGCTCTATGCGCGGCGTGGCTTTCGCGGCGCCTCACTGGCCGACCTGGCGAAGGCGTGCAAGACCAGCAAATCGCTGATCTACCACTATTTCCCGGCCAAGGAGGACATTCTCTACGAGGTCATGGCGAGCCATCTCGACGCGCTCGTCGCCGCGGCGACCGAGGCGACGCGCAGCGGCTCCGGCGAGGAGCGCCTGCGCGCGCTGACCCACGCCTTCATGCGCCTCTATGTCGGCGCTCAGGACCGCCACAAGGTGCTGCTCAACGAGCTGGACAATCTCGCCCCCGCCTCGCGCTCCGAGGTCATCGCCAAGCAGCGCCGAATCATCGCGATGGTCGAGGAACTGATCCGCGCCCTGCGCCCGCAATCCGGCCCGCTCGCGCTGCCGCTGACGATGCTGTTCTTCGGAATGATCAACTGGACCCACACCTGGTTCCGCGGCGAGGGGCGCGTCTCGGCGGACAATCTCGCCGAGCTGGCGGTGGAGGTCATGCTCGGCGGCCTCGGAAAAATAGGGACAGTCCCCATTTAA
- a CDS encoding 2Fe-2S iron-sulfur cluster binding domain-containing protein, with protein MSAGFHRLIVAEVMDETAEARSIRFAVPEELRETFLFKPGQHLTLKAEIAGEELRRNYSLCAAPQDGAVTVTVKRIAGGVFSNWANDALKPGVAVDVMPPHGSFTWDFDPAQANHYVGFAGGSGITPVMSLLRTALLSEPQSRFTLFYGNRDSLSIIFLEELARLKNRFMDRLEVHHFLAEEAEEFDLFNGMLDRAKCDEILDTLIDPAEVAAFFICGPGPMMDAAEEALLARGVPRDHIHLERFTADRPPEMLQAQLAEMSREAAGATMLVTLDGRKRRVPFDAAAGNILDSARAAGLPAPFACKAGVCATCRARVVSGEVEMAARYGLTDEEVAAGYVLTCQSVPRGDGVELDYDA; from the coding sequence ATGAGCGCGGGCTTTCACAGGCTGATTGTCGCCGAGGTGATGGACGAGACGGCCGAAGCGCGCTCGATCCGCTTCGCCGTGCCCGAAGAGCTACGCGAGACCTTTTTATTCAAGCCGGGCCAGCATTTGACGCTCAAGGCTGAGATTGCGGGCGAGGAGCTTCGGCGCAATTATTCGCTCTGCGCGGCGCCGCAGGACGGAGCGGTGACGGTCACCGTCAAGCGCATCGCCGGCGGCGTCTTCTCGAACTGGGCCAACGACGCGCTGAAGCCGGGCGTGGCGGTTGACGTCATGCCGCCGCACGGCAGCTTCACTTGGGATTTCGATCCGGCGCAGGCCAATCATTATGTCGGCTTCGCCGGCGGATCGGGCATCACTCCGGTCATGTCCCTGCTGAGGACCGCCTTGCTGAGCGAGCCGCAAAGCCGCTTCACCCTCTTCTACGGCAACCGCGACAGCCTCTCGATCATCTTCCTCGAAGAGCTTGCGCGGCTCAAAAACCGTTTCATGGACCGGCTCGAAGTCCATCATTTCCTTGCCGAAGAGGCCGAGGAGTTCGACCTGTTCAACGGCATGCTCGACCGCGCGAAGTGCGACGAGATCCTCGACACTTTGATCGATCCTGCCGAGGTCGCCGCCTTCTTCATCTGCGGCCCGGGGCCGATGATGGACGCGGCGGAAGAGGCTTTGCTCGCGCGCGGCGTTCCCAGGGATCATATCCATCTCGAACGATTCACGGCCGATCGCCCGCCCGAAATGCTTCAGGCCCAGCTCGCCGAGATGTCGCGCGAGGCCGCGGGGGCGACGATGCTGGTCACGCTCGACGGCAGGAAGCGACGGGTGCCGTTCGACGCCGCGGCGGGCAACATCCTCGATAGCGCGCGCGCCGCCGGCCTTCCCGCGCCCTTCGCCTGCAAGGCCGGGGTCTGCGCCACCTGCCGCGCGCGGGTCGTCTCCGGCGAGGTCGAGATGGCGGCGCGCTACGGGCTGACCGACGAGGAGGTGGCGGCGGGCTACGTGCTGACCTGCCAGTCGGTGCCCAGGGGCGACGGCGTCGAGCTCGATTACGACGCCTGA
- the paaJ gene encoding phenylacetate-CoA oxygenase subunit PaaJ, with the protein MVATESPAKLRSSRTKSRDPAERSRGPVLDCARRGVSTALDTNGIWDVLRDVPDPEIPVVSVVDLGIVRTVTADRVTITPTYTGCPATQVIERDIRAALDAAGYRGVAIETVLSPPWTTDWIGPAGRAKLHAYGIAPPSTAATATCPQCGSSDTEEVSRFGSTPCKALWRCRACAEPFDRFKCH; encoded by the coding sequence ATGGTAGCCACCGAATCTCCTGCCAAGCTCCGTTCGTCCCGGACGAAGTCGAGGGATCCTGCCGAGCGAAGTCGAGGCCCCGTTCTCGACTGCGCTCGAAGGGGTGTCTCGACTGCGCTCGACACGAACGGGATTTGGGATGTCTTGCGGGATGTGCCCGATCCGGAAATCCCGGTCGTCTCGGTGGTCGATCTTGGTATCGTCCGCACGGTAACGGCGGACCGGGTGACGATCACGCCCACCTATACCGGCTGTCCCGCCACCCAGGTGATTGAGCGCGACATCCGCGCCGCGCTCGACGCGGCAGGCTACCGTGGCGTAGCGATCGAAACCGTGCTGTCGCCGCCCTGGACGACCGACTGGATCGGCCCGGCCGGGCGGGCCAAGCTGCACGCCTACGGCATCGCTCCGCCCAGCACGGCGGCGACCGCGACTTGCCCGCAATGCGGTTCATCGGACACCGAGGAGGTCAGCCGGTTCGGCTCGACCCCGTGCAAGGCCTTGTGGCGCTGCCGGGCCTGCGCCGAGCCGTTCGACCGGTTCAAGTGTCACTGA
- the paaC gene encoding phenylacetate-CoA oxygenase subunit PaaC, translated as MAGTEPEIPPRNGEGDRGAKRRGGGADQPPRPLHHASHGPPPRSGEDLVLFETLLRLGDDSLILGQRLGEWCGHAPSVEVDLSLANMGLDLIGQATHFLNYAGEAEGQGRDGDALAFHRDVLDFRNCWLVEQPNGDFAQTMARQFLFSTWQEMLFGHLQASKDETIAAIAAKAVKEVRYHAELSAEWVIRLGDGTEESRRRMAGGLEWMWRFIPELFEMDAIATEAARLGIGADVAAFREDYDARIRAVLAEGTLEAPADQRPILGGRRGHHGEHLGHLLAVMQYLPRTYPDAAW; from the coding sequence ATGGCTGGTACCGAACCCGAAATTCCTCCCCGGAACGGGGAGGGGGACCGCGGCGCGAAGCGACGTGGTGGTGGGGCCGATCAGCCTCCCCGGCCCCTCCACCATGCTTCGCATGGTCCCCCTCCCCGTTCCGGGGAGGATCTGGTGCTCTTCGAAACCCTTCTCCGCCTCGGCGACGACAGCCTGATCCTCGGGCAAAGGCTCGGCGAATGGTGCGGCCACGCGCCGAGCGTCGAGGTCGACCTCAGCCTTGCGAACATGGGGCTCGACCTGATCGGGCAGGCGACTCATTTTTTGAACTATGCAGGCGAGGCCGAAGGGCAGGGCCGCGACGGCGATGCGCTCGCCTTCCACCGCGACGTGCTCGATTTCCGCAATTGCTGGCTGGTCGAGCAGCCGAACGGCGATTTCGCGCAGACCATGGCGCGGCAGTTCCTGTTTTCGACCTGGCAGGAGATGCTGTTCGGGCACCTCCAGGCGTCGAAGGACGAGACGATCGCCGCGATCGCCGCCAAGGCGGTCAAGGAGGTGCGCTACCATGCCGAGCTCAGCGCCGAATGGGTGATCCGGCTCGGCGACGGGACCGAGGAGAGCCGGCGGCGGATGGCGGGCGGGCTGGAGTGGATGTGGCGCTTCATCCCCGAATTGTTCGAGATGGACGCGATCGCCACCGAGGCGGCGCGCCTGGGCATCGGTGCGGACGTCGCGGCCTTCCGCGAAGATTATGACGCGCGCATCCGCGCCGTGCTCGCCGAGGGGACGCTCGAGGCGCCGGCCGACCAGCGCCCGATCCTCGGCGGCCGCCGCGGCCACCACGGCGAGCATCTCGGCCATCTGCTGGCGGTGATGCAGTATCTGCCGCGCACCTATCCCGACGCGGCATGGTAG
- a CDS encoding 1,2-phenylacetyl-CoA epoxidase subunit B encodes MSKDWPLWEVFVRARGGMSHRHVGSVHAPDSEIALRHARDTYTRRMEGVSLWVVPSASITASDPQDDAAMFDPAEDKIYRHPTFYDIPDDVKHI; translated from the coding sequence ATGAGCAAGGATTGGCCGCTCTGGGAAGTCTTCGTCCGGGCGCGCGGCGGGATGTCGCACCGCCATGTCGGCAGCGTCCATGCGCCGGACTCGGAGATCGCGCTGCGCCACGCGCGCGACACCTATACCCGGCGGATGGAAGGGGTGAGCCTGTGGGTCGTGCCCTCGGCCTCGATCACCGCCTCGGACCCGCAGGACGACGCGGCGATGTTCGATCCCGCCGAGGACAAGATCTACCGCCACCCGACCTTCTACGACATCCCGGACGACGTGAAGCACATCTGA
- the paaA gene encoding 1,2-phenylacetyl-CoA epoxidase subunit A — MYTTEMQKTAKIVSTEDPEKLAAFEARVAADEFIEPKDWMPEAYRRTLTRQISQHAHSEIVGMLPEGNWITRAPSLRRKAILLAKVQDEAGHGLYLYSAAETLGTSREEMIEALHSGKAKYSTIFNYPTLTWADIGAIGWLVDGAAIMNQVPLQRTSYGPYARAMVRVCKEESFHQRQGYEIMMHLAAGTEAQKRMAQDALNRWWWPSLMMFGPTDDNSPNTAQSMRWRIKRDTNDELRQKFVDITKPQADALGLTVPDPDLAWNEAKGGYDFGAVDWEEFYAVVRGEGPVARERIKARRDAWEDGAWVREAAAAYAEKRTAKKVAA; from the coding sequence ATGTACACCACCGAGATGCAGAAGACGGCCAAAATCGTCTCGACCGAGGATCCGGAGAAGCTCGCCGCGTTCGAGGCGCGGGTGGCGGCGGACGAGTTCATCGAGCCCAAGGACTGGATGCCGGAGGCCTATCGGCGCACGCTCACGCGGCAGATCTCGCAGCACGCGCACAGCGAGATCGTCGGCATGCTGCCGGAGGGCAACTGGATCACGCGGGCGCCGTCGCTGCGGCGCAAGGCGATCCTGCTGGCGAAGGTGCAGGACGAGGCGGGGCACGGCCTCTATCTCTACAGCGCCGCCGAGACTCTGGGCACGAGCCGCGAGGAGATGATCGAGGCGCTCCACTCGGGCAAGGCCAAGTACAGCACGATCTTCAACTATCCGACGCTCACCTGGGCGGACATCGGCGCGATCGGCTGGCTGGTCGACGGCGCGGCGATCATGAACCAGGTGCCGCTGCAGCGCACCTCCTACGGGCCCTATGCGCGGGCGATGGTCCGTGTGTGCAAGGAGGAGAGCTTCCACCAGCGCCAGGGCTACGAGATCATGATGCATCTCGCCGCGGGCACCGAGGCGCAGAAGCGCATGGCGCAGGACGCGCTCAACCGCTGGTGGTGGCCCTCGCTGATGATGTTCGGGCCGACCGACGACAACTCGCCCAACACCGCCCAGTCGATGCGCTGGCGGATCAAGCGCGACACCAATGACGAGTTGAGGCAGAAGTTCGTCGACATCACCAAGCCGCAGGCGGACGCGCTGGGGCTGACCGTGCCTGACCCCGATCTCGCGTGGAACGAGGCCAAGGGCGGCTACGATTTCGGCGCGGTCGACTGGGAGGAATTCTACGCCGTGGTCCGCGGCGAGGGCCCGGTCGCCAGGGAGCGGATCAAGGCCCGCCGCGACGCCTGGGAGGATGGCGCCTGGGTGCGCGAGGCCGCGGCCGCTTATGCGGAGAAACGGACGGCGAAGAAGGTGGCGGCCTAG
- the pcaF gene encoding 3-oxoadipyl-CoA thiolase: MTEAFICDAARTPIGRYGGSLAQVRADDLAAIPIKALKDRNPAVDWAELDDVILGCANQAGEDNRNLARMAGLLAGLPDTSGGVTLNRLCGSGMDAVAMAARVIRGSEADLVVAGGSESMSRAPFVMAKANSAFDRNAEMYDTTIGWRFVNPKMRDAYGDDTMPSTAENVAQDFQISRADQDAFAVRSQAKAAAAQAGGRFDAEIVAVEIPQRKGDPVVVDRDEHPRETSVEALAKLRPIVRADGTVTAGNASGVNDGAAAIIVATEEAAKRNGLNPRARFVGGAVAGVPPRIMGIGPAPASEKLLKRLGLTIADMDVIELNEAFAAQGLAVMRQLGLADDDPRVNPNGGAIALGHPLGMSGARLILTAVEELHRTGGRYALCTMCIGVGQGIATVVERV; encoded by the coding sequence ATGACCGAAGCCTTTATCTGCGACGCCGCGCGCACGCCGATCGGACGCTATGGCGGAAGCCTCGCCCAGGTCCGCGCCGACGATCTCGCCGCCATTCCGATCAAGGCGCTCAAGGATCGCAATCCGGCCGTCGATTGGGCCGAGCTCGACGACGTCATCCTCGGCTGCGCCAACCAGGCCGGGGAGGACAATCGCAACCTGGCCCGGATGGCGGGGCTGCTCGCCGGGCTTCCCGACACATCGGGCGGGGTGACCCTCAACCGCCTGTGCGGTTCGGGCATGGACGCGGTGGCGATGGCGGCGCGGGTGATCCGCGGCTCCGAGGCCGACTTGGTTGTGGCCGGCGGCTCGGAGAGCATGAGCCGCGCGCCGTTCGTCATGGCCAAGGCGAATTCGGCCTTCGATCGCAACGCCGAGATGTACGACACGACGATCGGCTGGCGCTTCGTCAATCCCAAGATGCGCGATGCCTATGGCGACGACACGATGCCCTCGACGGCCGAGAACGTCGCGCAGGACTTCCAGATCAGCCGCGCCGACCAGGACGCCTTCGCCGTACGGAGCCAGGCCAAGGCGGCGGCGGCGCAGGCCGGCGGCCGCTTCGACGCGGAGATCGTCGCCGTCGAGATCCCCCAGCGCAAGGGCGATCCGGTGGTCGTCGACCGCGACGAGCATCCGCGCGAGACCAGCGTCGAGGCTTTGGCCAAATTGCGGCCGATCGTCCGCGCCGACGGCACCGTGACGGCGGGCAACGCGTCCGGCGTCAACGACGGCGCGGCGGCGATCATCGTCGCCACCGAGGAGGCGGCCAAGCGCAACGGCCTCAACCCTCGCGCCCGCTTCGTCGGCGGCGCCGTCGCCGGCGTGCCGCCGCGGATCATGGGCATCGGCCCGGCGCCGGCGAGCGAGAAATTGCTCAAGCGGCTTGGCCTGACCATCGCCGACATGGACGTGATCGAATTGAACGAGGCCTTCGCCGCCCAGGGCCTCGCGGTGATGCGCCAGCTCGGCCTGGCCGACGACGATCCGCGCGTGAACCCCAATGGCGGAGCGATCGCGCTCGGTCACCCGCTCGGCATGTCCGGCGCCCGCCTTATCCTCACCGCCGTCGAGGAGCTTCACCGCACCGGCGGCCGCTATGCGCTGTGCACGATGTGCATCGGCGTCGGGCAGGGCATCGCGACGGTGGTGGAGAGGGTCTGA
- the secG gene encoding preprotein translocase subunit SecG: MFTFLLVVQSIVATLLIILILMQRSEGGGLAGGGSPAGMMSARGASDFLTRGTAILATAFIAMSILLAALAAGARGPREIDASLARPTPASTVPGTAPATTPAPAQPAQSNGSVPLAQ; this comes from the coding sequence CTGTTCACCTTCCTCCTCGTCGTCCAGTCGATCGTCGCCACCTTGCTGATCATCCTCATCCTGATGCAGCGCTCGGAGGGCGGCGGGCTGGCCGGAGGCGGCAGCCCGGCGGGGATGATGAGCGCCCGCGGTGCGTCGGACTTCCTCACCCGCGGCACGGCGATCCTCGCTACCGCCTTCATCGCCATGTCGATCCTTCTCGCGGCGCTCGCCGCCGGAGCGCGCGGCCCGCGCGAGATCGACGCCAGCCTCGCCCGGCCGACGCCGGCCAGCACGGTTCCGGGCACGGCCCCCGCGACGACCCCGGCTCCCGCCCAGCCGGCACAGAGCAACGGCTCGGTCCCACTCGCCCAATAA
- a CDS encoding triose-phosphate isomerase: MHLRRKLVAGNWKMNGSIAALSELAPIAQGARETGGVDVAICPPFTLIAPALTRSGGLTIGAQDCHAGESGAHTGCVSVAMIKEAGARLVIVGHSERRAESHESDSAVRAKAEAALKGGLVTIVCVGESEAERAAGGHLDRVAAQLAGSLPDRWEEGELVVAYEPIWAIGTGKVATAADVADMHAAIRSALVQRYGDKGHRIRILYGGSVKADNAVELFAVPDVDGALVGGASLTAAQFVPIVAAAASRG; this comes from the coding sequence ATGCACCTGCGCCGCAAGCTCGTCGCCGGCAACTGGAAGATGAACGGCTCGATCGCCGCGCTGTCCGAGCTCGCGCCGATCGCCCAGGGCGCGCGCGAGACGGGCGGTGTCGACGTCGCCATCTGCCCGCCCTTCACCCTGATCGCCCCCGCTTTGACCCGCTCGGGCGGGCTGACCATCGGCGCCCAGGATTGTCACGCCGGCGAGAGCGGCGCGCATACGGGCTGCGTCTCCGTCGCGATGATCAAGGAAGCGGGCGCGAGGCTGGTCATCGTCGGCCACAGCGAGCGCCGCGCCGAGAGCCATGAAAGCGACTCGGCAGTCCGCGCCAAGGCCGAGGCCGCGCTCAAGGGCGGCCTCGTCACCATCGTGTGCGTCGGCGAATCGGAAGCCGAGCGCGCCGCCGGAGGCCATCTGGACCGGGTCGCGGCGCAACTGGCCGGCTCGCTTCCCGACCGGTGGGAGGAGGGCGAGCTGGTCGTCGCCTACGAGCCGATCTGGGCGATCGGCACCGGCAAGGTCGCCACCGCAGCCGACGTGGCGGACATGCACGCGGCGATCCGCTCGGCCCTCGTCCAGCGCTACGGCGATAAGGGCCACCGGATCCGGATCCTCTACGGCGGCTCGGTCAAGGCCGACAATGCCGTCGAGCTCTTCGCCGTCCCCGACGTCGACGGGGCGCTGGTCGGCGGCGCCAGCCTCACCGCCGCGCAGTTCGTCCCGATCGTCGCCGCCGCCGCCTCGCGCGGTTGA